The Panicum hallii strain FIL2 chromosome 5, PHallii_v3.1, whole genome shotgun sequence genome contains the following window.
CCACTTCCGATAAAATCGCTTCACAGTTTCATGTGGAACAGTTCGAATAACCTTCTCAGTACCTATTGGCAGGCGCTCTGCATACTGGTACAGAGGAAATTAACAAGAAATCCCGTTCAGGAACTCGCAGCTCCAAACACAGCAAGACATAAGGCAGAAATAGGTGATCCAAATTTAAATGCTATGTGACCAAACCCACCACAGCAAAGTGAGCACCTTCAGTAATCAAGGTTTATCCTATCGTGCAGAAAAAGTATGGAATGGAACAAGTGATGTCATCGCAGCCCACAGAACTTTCCATTTATGTGAAGACAGAGACTAGTACCTTGGAACCTTCAAACAACAGCGCCCAGTGGGAGTCCTGCATCCGGCCAGTGGCATTGCGTCCGCCCCTATACTCCTCCAGCACAGCACCCCTCTCTTTCTCCAGATCCTCTGCCGACACCCGGACCTTGTAAACACCATTAATTTGCAGGCATCAGCCAGTCATGAAACTCTCAATAACCAGCCGACATTGCATTGGCAAACCAAACGAGAGCCCGAAACTAACCTCGGAGCTGAACTCTGCGAGGACGGAGATGGCCTGGGAGAGCAGGCCTGGCTTGTCGACGGGTACAAGCAGCTCATAGATGGTCTCATCGGATGAGGTGAGCGCGTTCTGGCAGGCGCCGAACTCGGCCCCGATGCTCTCGAGGAACTTGACGATGTCGTGGTTGGTGTACCTGGAAGTGGCGCTGAAGGCGAGGTGCTCGACGATGTGCGCCACCCCgcgctcgtcctcctcctccaccacggACCTACGAGCCAGCCGCCGCGCACACCATCGCCGTCAGCAAACGCGCGAAGGGGATAAGCGAAGAAACGGCCAGGGGGGTGTCGAAGCAACAGAGGTGAGTAGCACTGACCCGACCTTGACGGCGAGCGAGAGCGCGGCGCGCATGCGCGGCTTGGGGTTGGAGCGGACGTAGTAGGTGAGGCCGTTGGCGAGGCGTCCGTAGGTGGCGCCGACGGGGTTGGCGGGCAGGGGCTCGTCCATGGCGACGCTGACCAGCTTCAGCGACCGGAACCCGACCCCGCGCCGCAGCCCCCGGCCCGAGCCCCCCGCGCCGGGGCCGCTGGCGGCCGGCGCGTCCGTCGGCGGCGGGAGCAGATCCATGGCCACTGCTGCCGCGCTGCGGTGGGGAAGTTGGGACGGAGGGGGACGGGCGTGGTGAGGGGATCCGACGGCGTGCGGGCGCGGGTGGTGGTGGCCCCGGCACGTGACAGACTGGCAGCGCGGTGACGTCGGACGGGGGTTGGGCGTGGCGCACCGTCACGGCACACGGACGAGGAGGCGCAATTTGGTCGCCTTTTCTGGGCTATGGATAAAGAGGGTCGTGCTGGATTCGGTGGGCCGGACCGCGTGGCCGGTGTTGGGCCAAAATTAGGAAAGTGCTAAAGCCGACGACGACTGGTCGCGTCGTCGTGGCGGTCCGGCGGGCATGTGGCGACCGGACCGGACCGGCCATCAGCTCGAAATGATTAGCGCTCGGTCGGTAATCGGAAATCGGTGCTGCTTCGCGAAGGAAGTCTGGCACCTGGTGTCGCTCTGGACACAGGGTCCGGTGAAGATGCCAATTCCGGGTGTCTCCATTGCTGAGCGGTGGCAACGCAGGACCACCGAAGAAGCTGCGGAGTACAAAAGTGTAATGTTCACCGCTTGGAACGAAGGAGCGGAACCGGCGCATGTTCGAGCACACTCGAGCGGAGGCAGTTTGCGTGATGCAAGAAATAAAGTTGGAGGTCTCGGTTCGAAAGCCCACTTGTGGGGGTCCCATTAGAAACCACGCGTGTGACTGGGAGGCAGCACGGCGCAGAAGGCCCgcgacccgccgccgcccgcccaccGCCATGCCACAAGCCATCGACCCGGCCTTCTTCTTGCTCCCACCACCGGCCACCGTCCACTGGGGGTCCAGCCCCGTCCGGCCAACAGCGCTCCCACGCCGTCTCGCCTCCACCACCGGCTGAACCGTCACCACCgacaggccgccgccgccgctgccgaccTCCGTTTCTATAGCCGACGGCCATAGAAGCCCCCACCCCGAACCCTAACCTTAACCGCCGCCTCGACCACCACCTCGCCCGACGGCGACCTCACCGCCTGCTCCACCCACCTCCCACCCCTCGTAgtcccctccccccccccccactccaACCATCCACCAGTCGgcgtcgcgaggaggaagaagacctAGCCCACTTGCAGGAACCGAGTGTGGGGCTTCTGCGACTTGTACCTTCGCACCCGCGCGCGCGACTGCGAACATTGGTGCTCTTGTGGCGGGCTGGTATTTCCCGTTTTACCATGTTAAGTGTAGTTTTAGCTTGTCGACTGGGTTATTGGGGTCTCGAATTCTTATTATTTTACGTAATATCACCATTGTACTGAACCGGCTTgccttgcttcttcttcttcttataTGGCATAACAGCACTCCTgcttttcttaaaaaaaatcgGAAATCAGTGCGACCTCATCGGCGAACAACGCCACAAGGGGAGCAAATAAATGGGAAGGGAGCCCATGGTAATCAGATAAACTACCAAGTATGGTTTTTCTCCAAATGATTTTTAGATGGACCGAATCAGTGAGGCCGCTAGTTCGGTTTTCCAATCCAATGATGGTGTGGTCTGATTTTTTCGAGTCCGATTAGGAGTAACTCGCGTGACTGCAAGTTGATTCATCGCAGAAGGTCCATAACAGCCCACCTGTAGCTCACCCCCTAATAAATCGACACCTTCTTGCGCTCCCCCACCCGATGCCTAACCCACTGGTTGTCTTCCCAACTGCCGGCACCGGCAGCTCCCACCGTCTCACCATGCCGCCCTTCAGCTCGCCACCACCGCCGTGCCTCCCTCCCGCCCCAACCCTTCTAAGGCCGCCGGCCACCGAAGATCCCGGCAGCCCCTCTCCCCGAACTCCAGCTGCTGCTgcgtgaggaagaagatgaacaTCACCAGAGGTCCACCTACAATGACTCGGGGATCCCTTCTGTGATGCGCTGACTCGCAGTCACACGCGCGACTGCGAGTATTTGCAATTTTTTCTGATTGCGAGTATTTGCGATTTTTTCTATACTTCTCTGCCTCACTATCCGGCTAGCCAGACAAGTTTGGGGTGTGCTTCCGATTAGATGAGCTTTTGGTTCAACGTTGAACCCTGCAAGGCTGCAAACCTGACTCTCTTGACCATAAATTTTCGAACAGTAGAAACTTACAAAGTTTAGCCGTGGGCCTTCTATGCTGTTTTTTCAAAAACACAGTACAGACGCAGATGCTCATAAACATGCACGCACATTTATCCCACGTACATTTATCCCTATGAATACACGCACACAACCTTACCCCTACGAGCACCTCCGAGAGACTGAGCCAGAAAATCCTCGAGATTGACCAAATCACCACAGGCGCCTCGCTGTCGACGGGAACGTCACTTACCACTGAAAGCACAACACCATTAAATCCTATAAAATTCGCTCCCACAAGAAATTGAACCCAGAACTTCATATGCTACCGAGGCTCTTGTAGGTACTAGGCTACGTGACCTTTCGCGACTCTTATACTATTTTCACAAACTAGTTAAACGTCGTGGATTCATATAGCATAACTATTGTAACCCAATCTTCTACTGCACATGTCATTCAATATTTTATTATACTTAATTCAACAATCTGCAAACTTTATGTCAACATTTTCAACATTTTTTTACAAAGGTTTTAACAATCATGAAACTCTGACTCAGCATGTAGGATATGCTAGTTTAACATTTTGCGGAAATCATGTAAGTATGCATGATTGGCATCGTCTTAGGGGATGAGGTATGTATGGTTGCTTGGTTTGCTCATCATCTCATTTTAGCCATCTACTAGTATCTACTGTTTCACGGATCTCAAATACAGGAATTTAAAAATAAACTTCCGGGAGTCAGTCCACGGTATATGTAAAGCCCAGTAGGCTGCACATGGGCCCGTTGTTCTTTTGCCTACACCAACGGCCCAGCGCACTCCCTCCAGCTCCATCCTCTGCCTCGTCCGTTCCGTTTTGCTGCCCCATCCGCAGCAGTTACTGCTACACGGCTGCTAAGCCAGCCTCGACGCCGCCGACTCGCCGGTGCGCCCCCGCGGCAAGCAAGCAGCGCGCGCGAACGCTGCACCGCGATATAGGAACAGCTCAGCGCAGCCGGCACCAGGCATGCTCCCAGCGCTCCTCGGCGGCTACCTGGCCGTctacccgccgccgcctctcccacCCGCAACAGCAGCAGCCCCGAGCTCAAGCGCGCGCCTCCCGGCTCCCTTCCCCGCTCGACTCAGGCACGCGTCCCGCCTCGTCGCCCGACGGCGCGCttcgggggcgggggcgggtgATGCGGTGAGCGCGTCAGCCGCTGGGGAGGGCGACGAGGAGTACGAAGCGGAACTCGAGGAAGAAGGGTTCCCGGGgtgggagggcggcggcggcggcggagaggaggagGACTACGACCATGACCCCGAGATCGGGGACATTATGGGGGACTACTTCGACGACCCCAAGAAGGCCCAGACCCGCGTCGGTGTCCCCTGCCTTctcttctcccttcttcctctcgTCTTCTGATGAATGAATGGCTTTCCCCGCCTGATTATCGGTTGAATAATTTGGTGGTTTGGTGCCTTGTGCCGTTTTGCAGATGGAGGAGAGGATAAGGAAGAAGCGCCACAAGATCGTGCAGGCCAAGACCGGCTCGCCCAATCCCATGAAGGTCGTCTTCAACAAGTAATGCGTTTCTCCGATGCTGCCAGATATGTGTGCAAAATGCAATTAGCTAGCTTGCTCGTTTGTAGTGTGCAGTTCGACCTGATCAGTCTCCAAGTGTTCCTTGTGAGAAACCTATATGTTAATTTACGAAACAGAGTGTTCAAGTGTTCCTTTACGAAATTGGCCTCCTAACTTTTAATGTTAATTTTGACAATATATTATTGTTTACAACTACAAATCATGATCTTATGAGAACACTTCCAAGTGCAAACCCAACATTGTCACTCTTGTGTCACAAAACCTATATGTTGTTGGATCGACTATTTGTTACAAGTAACAAAGTTTGAATCTCGAGTGCCTTATAATGACCAATTTTGTAGCAAAACTTGATAATCAACACCTATTTGGTGATCTTCCTTATTTGCTTAATGGATTTGGATTTGTGCTTGTTTCCTGTTCTAGATTTGACTTCTCCAATTCATATATATGGTTCGAGTTCTACAATGCTCTGTTGCCGAAAGACGCTACCGTAATTTCTGATGTGAGTTCTTGCTCTCTATTTTTTCACCAAAGGGAAGTATTGATCATACTATAAGAAAACATATTATGTATCAGAACTATACACATATTGACTCAAGGTGTTGcaactttcctttttttttttatcATGCTTGCAGGCTCTACGTTCTTGGCATATAGTTGGGCGCCTTGGTGGCTGCAATTCTATGAATATGCAGGTCAATTTGCTGCACCAGATGTACTCATCACTTTTTAATCTTATTGTGGACAACCTTCTTTTTTCTTGTCATGTCCTTCACATATAATTAGGAAACAGAGTGGATGGTAATAGTCAGGATAACATAACCCTGCCACTAGTAAGAATGTAAAAAACTGACCTCTGTTCATTTCTTCAAAAAATTAGTAGCTTAAATACTTTGATCGAACTTCTATGCTTTGCACAAAGGGACATAAAAAGTATTTGTTTATTTTACAGTTATCGCAGTTGCCTTTAGATTGCAAAAGGCCGACTTATGATGCTCTTGAAGGAGCTAACATCACTCCGACATCCTTTTACAACATTGGTGATCTTGAGATTCAAGATACTCTAGCACGAGTATGGTATGTACTATTTTTCTTCTAAGCAGCCTTCACAAACTGTAGACTGTAACCTTTTTATGTTGCCATATTATCATAACTTATTGAACAAGGATGCTGTTTCGTTTCCTGGTCTTCTAATTCTTGATTAATACCATCTGTTCTCACATCATTCTGGAAGTCTCTAACTCTTTCTATGCAATTTTATGTTTTTGCACCATGTACTGAAACACTGTGATACCATATTTGCTCAGGCATGGTTGGTTATGTTCCATATTTCATCTTTAGCCAATCAGCCTCTTTCAGACAAATATTTATTCCAGACCAAAAATATTGCAAATATATTTACCTTTACAAGTTGTATTCACACTGATATCACCCATGACTCTTTACTTTCATATTATATTACACAGGGTAGACATTGGTATTCATGAGCCATTGCTTTTGGACATCCTGCTTAATGCCTTAACAACCATAAGTTCAGAGTAAGAACCAGACTTTTGAATTGTCAATATTTTGGTAATTTACCATGTACATTGTGATTTTCTGCTCATCAGGATATGGTTTCTAGAATGGTGCACTTGCATAGTTGCATGTTTATATTTCCCTCTGGTTTTCTGTTTGCACCCCTAAAGTTAAATCTCTGCACATGTATGAGGGGGACCAGCTTTCATGACCTTTCTTGCCCGGGCTCCGGTTGAGTTCTTCTTAGTTAAATATCGTGGGGGCGGTCTTTCTCCCACGGGCTGAGTTTTTTTGAGTCCTCTGCAACGATCCCACAGGAAATACATGAATACAGCATTTACACTTTTCTTCTCTTTGGAGGAGGAACAAACTGaactttcttcccttttgaggTGAAACAAACTGAACTTTTCATTTTATCTAAAGGGAAGTAGTAACTACTGATTTGGAAAGTGTTAATGGAGTGTGAATGTAATCCTTGCTTGAAAGCTGTCCCTGTAGTTGGGCATGTTTTGCTTGTGGGACTATCTAAAAGCATTTGGCATGCCATTAGGGACGAACCTACACTTTTTTATTACGTATCATGACTCAAAAAACTGTTGTCACTCTTGAAAAAACAGCTGCCTGTTAATGCCTTTTTTAGATTAGTTAGAGGGGTTGTCTTCCAAGATGATACTGCTTACTGTATTCGATCATGTTATAAACAATTTATTATGCCAACACTCTCACGGCGCAACTGGTCAGCCAAACACGCCAGAGAAGCGGTTCACTGAGCCAGCCTGGGTTCGAGTCACGGCACAATCTTCATAAGACAAAAATCAGGGGACATCTCTCCCCCTGGTCGAGTTTTTTTTATAAACAATTTATTATCATATTCCTGTGCAGAACAATAGAATCTCATCCTGTTTATGTTTTATTTTCTGCAGTCATGTTGGTATTAAGCAAGTACAGTTTGGAGGGTTAGAGTTTGTGAACTGGAATGAGGACTTGAAAACAGAAGAAGTTGGATATAGCGTTCGCAAAATCTAAAATATCACAATCCCGAGATTTGCAGAAGCACTACTATTTTAGCTACAGTGCAGATGCAACAACTGATCCGAGAACATAATATGCCACATAAAGGCTTCAGCCACCCTGATCCTGCAAATAAGAAGAAAAATGGTGATAGCGCCATGCATGAGAAGTTGATGTCCAAACATATTAACTTCCTCTGGAAAAGGGGTTGCCATCCCAGGACTCTGCTAGCTGCACATCATTGGTAATCCTTTTGGGTACACGTAATATCGTAGGTTCTCTAATGTCCAACGTGCGGCTCTGACACTAGCTGTGTAAGAGAAAACTTGTAAAATTATGTTTTCTTTGGCTAGTGATAATCATGAACCATGATTGAACAATTGCTAAATATGCTTGCTTAGCGTTAGTGGTAGCCTGATGTCTTACTCTTACACCAAGTTTGGCTGGTGACCTGTTGCTTTAGTCTGTGGGCACAgattttccttcttctttctttcttgttctttctttctttcttctttgcAGTAGCCAGTTCGCCATtaatgttacaacaaatggcttTGCTTGTTGCCTTCAATTATAAATTGAACTTTTTTCCTGCCAGAATTGTAATAAGTACCTTAAATCCAAACATGTAAAAGGCTGTTAAGAATTTCCTTGCTTAATGTGTAGAACTTTTGATGACAGTTTGTAAGTTTTCATTCAGTTGGAAATCTTGTACGGACTAGGATTTTTCCATTTCAGGGTTGTCCAAATTGTCTGCTACATGCATGTGTCTCTCTGCCTGGATCTTTCTATTTCCACCTCGCGGGGCTAGTGCACATTTCCTCTTCTCGTCTTACTCGGTGAAATTTTACCTAGTTTTTCAGTTTGCCCGGCTTAGCGACTTTGCCCGGAATTTGATGTCTGGTTGAAATCCGGTGCTCCCTACAACGCCTACATCCTCAGTGAATATATAGCAAAGAAGATGTTCTCCGACACGAACATCAAGGCACTAATAATGTGTTTCAAGCTAGGGACCAAAGCGAGGGAGTGCGAGTCCGTTGAGCCCGAAACAGTAGAACCCCATTCCAATCGTGCAGCAAGGCGGTACTCAACTCTATTTTGGGAACTCACTACTATATATGGTATTTTGTCGTGCATGAGTATAGCTCTATCAGATATTTGATTGAGTAGAACTTATTATCACGTGCCGTCTAGGATTACTCCCTTTTCCTTGAAGTATGATGCTTTATGCACTGCTGGAAACCGAAATTTCCATGTGTGCCATGAAAAATTGTTGACGGTACCATGAAGGTTCACAAGGAAATGCTAATTTTCTTGTCGGTATTTTGAACTCACATGAAAATTGCAATTTCCTTTTGTGAACAATGTATGGTTCCACTTTATTAAAATTATCTAAGTTTTTTATGTCATGCTTATGAATCAAACTTATGTTGCAATGTCAATTCATAGAGTCTTCTGATATAATTTAGATGTTATTGTAATTATTATGTGGTAATTTGGAGATACAAGTTTGAATTGTCCTATACGACAATTATTTTTTTATCTATCTCGAAGGCATGGGATATAATGGAATATATGAGCCTAAAAATAATTTTGTGCAATTTTTCGTATGTTATTAGATGCACACGTAGTTCAATTTGGAATTAATTTTGATAATCATCTAGAAATTCATTTAACATATATAAAATGGTAAATCAGTTCCAAAATTTTGAAACTTCTCCGACACCAATTTATATGTAGTCTATTACATATAGAGATATACTGGTGTATATAAGATAATTATTTTTGTGTTATTCAAAATGGTGCAATAAAATGAAAAATTTAAGTAGAGAAGGAATGAAACCAGGTCCGTTTCTGCCCAAATGGCCCAACGATTTCTGACCGTCCATCGCTGATCCGATGGTTCTGATCGCACCCCTACGGTATAAAATCCCTCTCACCAGAAACCCTGAcacctctcttcctctccccttAGCCTCCTCCATCTCCCTCCTCCCCATCCGAAGGAGGGATGAGTAGACTGCAAAGTCTAAACCTGCACATCCAAAAGAGCTAGACGGGGATGTTTGACGGTGAAAACACGACAATAGCAATGGAAAATCAATCAAGTTAAAGCTCTGTTTGGTTTCAGGGCTAAAAATAAGTCCCCGTCACATTGGATGTTAGGATaccaattagaaatattaaatataggctaattacaaaaccaattgcataaatagaggctaattcgcgagacgaatcgaTTAAGCCTAATTGGTCCATGATTTGATaatattgtgctacagtaactatatgctaatgatagattaattaggcttaatagattcgtctcgtaaaTTAGTCTttatttatgcaattaattttatagttAGATTATATTTCGTCTCtctaattagcatccaaacatccgatgtggCACGGACTAAAAATAAATCACCGGATTAAAACACCCTCTAATTCTTTCTAGCTTTTGCAATGTGAACGACAACAGTAAATAATGATGACACGAGTAGAATGATCATGGACTTGTGTTTGTGAGGGCAAAGACATTTCTATATTGCCCATGTTGGATACTTTGTATTTTTGTCATTTGGTTGAACATGCTAGTGATTTGAGCTACTTAATATTATCTTGAGCTCGAATGTCTATTTGCAATTCTATTACTTCCAAATGATTATCACTGCCTGAAATTATATTATTTTAGATGGTGATTGGAAAATATGTCGGTACGACCAGCCGCTAGGTATAATCAATTTCTTTGTCGGAATAACACCTACAGGAGTCCGATGGAAGCTGACAAGTGAGAAGTTACCTTGACGGGCATGGCATACAGGGATAAAAATCATCCTGAAGATTTGTGATGATTTCTAAACTTAACGACTGCAAATTTTTCTATGCACAAACCGTAAAAAAAATACTGTCGGAGAAATAATTTCTATCGGAAACCGACAAACAATTTTAATTTCCTTTGTCATTTTATCCTTGTCATTATTTGCATGTTGGTTGGCCTTCAGTAAATATTTTTG
Protein-coding sequences here:
- the LOC112891418 gene encoding uncharacterized protein LOC112891418, with the translated sequence MLPALLGGYLAVYPPPPLPPATAAAPSSSARLPAPFPARLRHASRLVARRRASGAGAGDAVSASAAGEGDEEYEAELEEEGFPGWEGGGGGGEEEDYDHDPEIGDIMGDYFDDPKKAQTRMEERIRKKRHKIVQAKTGSPNPMKVVFNKFDFSNSYIWFEFYNALLPKDATVISDALRSWHIVGRLGGCNSMNMQLSQLPLDCKRPTYDALEGANITPTSFYNIGDLEIQDTLARVWVDIGIHEPLLLDILLNALTTISSDHVGIKQVQFGGLEFVNWNEDLKTEEVGYSVRKI